CCGGTTGGGCTGGAGAGGTCCCCGCTTTCGGCTCACGTGCTCTCATTGAAAGTGTCTTCCGGAATTGAGGCCGCGACTGCGGAGGCCTAGAGACCCCTCTGGCCCGCACCCCGGAGAGAGGCTGGCGTTCCCGCCCCCGCAACACCTCGCCTGTGCAGCAGGGCGGGCCGTGGAGACCGGAGAGGGGCGGGGCGTCCAAGCTCCCACCCAGAGGGGCGGGGCTTAAACGGgggcggggcttgacagaggcgcgcgggcggggcggggcctaaAGGGGTTGGGCCTGGTCAGCCGGAGGCGGGGCTACGAGGCGCAGCCAGTggcgcgcgggcggggcggggcctggtcgGGGTGTGGCCGGAAGAGCGGAGCACAGCCTGGGCGGGGCCTAGAAGGGGCGTGTTCCGGGCGCCGCGGGGCTGGAAGGGACGTTCCTGGGCGGGCCGGGTCGAGGAGGGGCGTGTCCTGGGCGGGGCTCGCGCCGGGCCACTGGAGCGCCCACTTCCTCTGGCGCTGGCTGCCGGGCGGAAGTACGTCAGTTGTTATCAGCTCTAGTCCTCGCCGCTGCCGTCGCCGCCTCACGATCCCGGGCGCCTCATTCCGGCCCGCGCCCCGACGCCCACCCaagcccgccgcccgccgcgcaTGGGGCGCGCCCCCGCGGAGGCGGCCCGCAGCCGCTGatcgccgcccgccccgccgatGCGCGCGGCCGCCCGCCCCGAGGCGCCCAGGCCGCTCCGGGCCCAGGGCTGACGGCTCCCGCGCGGcatgcccggcccggcccgccgtCCGCCGCCGCCCAGGGCCCCAGCCCGCGCGGCCCGCACCGAGCCCGGCGGCCACGCGTAGCGCAGCGGCAGCGGGAGCCCGACGGCGCGGCCGCAAGGTCACCGCGCGCCATGGAGGCCAAGGTCCGCCCGAGCCGGCGCTCGCGTGCGCAGCGGGACCGTGGCCGGCGCCGGGAGGCGGCCCGCGACGCCCGCGACCAGAGCGCCTCGTCGGGCgaggagcccgagcccgggcCCGGCAAGGAGAACGCGGGCCTgccccgcgcgcccccgccccgcgccgccgccgcacggcccccgcgccgccgccgccgcgagtCCAGCTCGCAGGAGGAGGAGGTCATCGACGGCTTTGCCATCGCCAGCTTCAGCTCGCTCGAGGCCCTGGAGGTACGTgcggcggaggggggcgggggcgggaaacCCCAGGCCTGGGGCGTCGCACACCCACCCCTTAGGGGCTCCCCGCGCGCCCCGGCAGCCTGCGGTGGGTGCAGGGGGTGTTCGTGTCTCGAGCTCCTGCGGAGAAACAGCTCTACATCCCAGAGGGGGGCCGTCGGGCCGCACAATCGGACCTTTTGGCAATTGTTTCTCTTGATCAAAGTATCACTTCATTGGGCTCCGGATGTGCTGGGGAGGCGCAGTCGCTGGACTTGGTGGGGCGGCGATAAAATGGATACTTGGAGGTtcttcctgtcctccctccccctcgaGGCTTCTGTTTGGACGGAGAGTGTGTGATGGGGGGGGGGTCACCTCTCAGACCTCTCTCGCCGGCTACACTGTTAATAGGATGACAACAAATAGTGCTTGTCTGGCTGCCTTGTCACGGACAATATTTGCTGAGCAAATACTGCCCTGCTTGCCCGAGTCCAGGTGAGTGGAGAGGGACACGAATACTGTCAGGGAGCTGgcgagggggggcggggtgcagggagCTGCCATCTCCTCTCCTAGGAATGGCCTGGGTAGGCATGCTGGCCCGGTCCGGGGAGCCTCCAGCCAGCGCCCCCACCCTCAGCACTTACTTTGAGGGACCAGCATCTGCTGGGCTTGGGGTCCCAGGGATCACTCCGTGAACAGCCCCCATCCTTTTCCTGGAGCTTGGGGGCTAGTGGGCCTGTGAGCCCCAGTACGGGAGGTGCCCACACGGCAGGCCCCTCTCCTTGGGGTCCGCCAGGCCTGTGCAAGCTCAGGGTCAGGTGCTGGCCGCCAGGCAAGGTGGCTCAGGGACGGGCTTGCCACTTTCTGCCTGGGCAGGGGATGCACGGAGGTGGGGCACGCCTGTCGGAGCGAACCACACAGCCGTGGGGTCTGCCGTCCTGcctgtgtggtgtggtgtggtgtggtgtggtggcaGTGCCCGGCGGTGTCCTGGGAGGCGCTTTCTGCCTTCATCCAAGccaggccctccccccaccctgcagcctcCGAGGTGGGTCAGCACCCCCCTTCCAGCCGGCCTCTCCCGCCCGACACCGTCGCCCACCACCAGTCAGGGCCTTTTGGCTTCTGCCCGGTCTGTGTCTGCCGGCCCCTCTGCGTCGAGTTTGGCACCTTCAGGCCTCTGAGCAGGTGTCCCTGGAGgggccgccttcctccctccaCTGGACCCCGTGACTTCACCGGCTCTCCTTCCTCTGGGTCCGCTCTCTGGCTCTCTGCTTTGTGGTTGTCGCCCCGGAACGTGTGAGCGAGGTGTGAACAGGCACCACTCTGCCTTGTGCAGCCCCTGTGGGGTCCCCGTGCCCCGTGCACATTTGTGGGGTCATCGAGGGGACAGGCGAGAGGAGAAACCGAGGTTTGGGAAGGCTGTCCTGATCCTAAGGTCCATCGGCGTGCCCCGGTGACACGAGCCTGGGGGGTCCGTGCgatgcgcgccccccccccctgcctccgGGCACTGAAAGTGCAGCCTTGGGTTTGGGACGTCTgggctcccagcagccccggcAGGTCACAGAGGGAGGAGCCTGCTCTGTGtcactgcctctctctccccttctgagCCAGGGAGGGGCCCACCCGCCTTGGAAAGTCCGGGGCTTCTGTGGGAGTCTAGATTGGCGCTCTGGTGGGGCCTCCTTTTTGCCAAAGTGGAGTGGTTCTCCCCGACACTCGGCGGATGTGTGCTCCAGCAGTGTCTGTGCCCGCCTCTCCCCCTGCACCGATAGGTCTCCTGAGGCCTGAGGCCATGAGTCAAGGCCCCAGCCTGTCTGGCTCCAAGCTCTGCCCACGGGACATACCAAACGTCAGGTGTGGACCGCTCAGGAGGTGGGTCCCTCGAAGAGAAGAGGGTCCGTTTCCCTAGGGTCCTTCCTGTGTCCTGAGGATGCAGGCCCCATCCCCCTGCAGCCCAAACAGACTcctatccctcttccctctgccccaggcagACCCCTGCCCCTCTGTGTCCCGGACACACACCCCTACCCCGTGCTCAAGACAGGCCCACAACTCCGTTCACCTGTGTCTGCCCCGAAGGGACCGAGACCCCGTGCCTGCCTCgggtggggggctgagaggaTCCCCGTGTCTGTCAGTACCGCAGCCCAGCGGGGAGTCCATCGGGTGGCAGTACTGTTGGCTGAGGAGGGGGCCCAGGTGTGGCCTGACTTAGGGCGTGTCTGAGGCCCTGGGGACACAGGGCTGGGAGAGTGGGGAGCTGGGATTGGGCCCCACCAGCCAGTGTGTTGGAAGCCCACGCTGTGGGAGCCTTGATCTGGGGGGGCCATGTGCCCAGCCCACTCCTCCCACGGGCACGGGGCTGAGACCACGCGACGGCCAGGCGCAGTGAGGAGCGCTGGTGGAGAAGCCTGTGCACCTGCtcttcagatggggaaactgaggccagagagggtgAGCTCTTGGTAACCATGGCCCCGCGGCGGGTTGGGGTTCCTGCACGTCACCGTCTCCTGTTTTGTGGGTCAGCACCTGACGTGGGGGAGATGAGTCCGGGAGCAGGAGGATGCTGGCCGGCCGCCGAGAGGGCGCTGTCCTCGCTCCCACTTTGTAGAGGAGGGAGCCGAGGTGAGGTCCTGGTCCAGGGCCCACCCTCTGCAGCCTGGTCCACGGAACCATGACCTCTGCTCCCTGAGCATGGGCTCATCTTCCGGGCGGTCTGGGGGAGGGGTCTGAGCTGGCAGGTGGAGGGTCCTGACAAGCCCGCAGATGCCACAGCAGGTGCCCGGCTGCCTGGGCTGCTGCCTGGTCTCTGGGAAGGGCTGCCCCTCGGCACCACGGGCGTTCACACTGGTCTGCAGGGCCCCCCGGTCACCACACATTCATCGTGGGTGGTGGGCGCGCAGAACGGACGCTCCCCAGGTGACACCTCGCGGCTGTGGCCCTGTGTCTGCTGCTGCTCGTCCCCACCCCGGGCTCAGGTGTCTTGCGCCCCATGCACGTGGGCAGGGACCAcctcctgtcccccagcccctcctctgctccaCCGTGGCAGGGTGTCGCGGGCCTCGGTTTTTCTGTCTACCTGTCCGTGCTCCCCAGCACCCGAGGCAGGGGGTGCAGAGCTGTCggtctccccctccttccctctgctgaGTGCCCGGAGGCATCAGGTGCCCGGGAGTTAGCCTGGAGGCCGAGcgtcctggggaggggggtccccagGCAGGGTTTTGGTAAGTGGGGAGGCAGTCGCCCTTCTGAGAGGTGGTGCGGGTCCGCCCGCCCAGGGTCTGTGCGGTCTGCTGACCTGGCCACCTGTGTTCCACTGGTTCCTGAGGGGTTGCTGCCCACCTCGTTCGTACCTGGGCAGTTTGTAGGGTTCCCCATAGGTTCTGGCAGCTCCCTGGTGGCCACCTTCTCGTGTCCTGTGGCCCCAGTGGTGCCCGTCCCCTCTGGAGGGCTCTCCCCTCGATGTGGGTGCATCTGTCATGGGGACTCTGTCACACCTGGAAGCGTCTGGGCCGTCACCTGTGGGGACGTCaggcctgccagccgggggggCTGTCCTGTAGCTGGGGTTTGGGCACAGCTGGTCTGCGGTTGCATTGTGTTTGGGGGTCCTGTGTCCTAGAGTAGTGGGGTGCAGGGGCACCGTCAGCCCCTCCACACGGGACAGAGTGGGTCCCGGGTCCAGCCACCTGTGGTTGCAGTTAGAGATGCTGTCGCAGGGGGAGGCAGGTGGTGAGAGGGAGACCGTGGGATCAGCTGCTGGGAGCAGGGTCCGCAGAGCAGCCGCCGGGAGGCCCCCCTGAGGTGGGAGCCGCCTGTGAGCTGGTGGGTGGCGAGGCCTGAGCCGCTCCCTCGCGACCCCTGGCAGCCCTACCCGCTGTGGCTGGGATGGTCCGGTGCCTCCCTGGGGCCTGTCCGCGGTGGCCCTGGGGCAGGCTGTGCTTCTGTGTGCTGGTGTGGCTTGGGAAGGGCTGCTGGACAGCAGGGTGTGCTCTCCGTCCTCCCTACTCGCTGAGCATTTATTGACCACCAACCACGCCAGGCCCAGTGCCTCTGTGGGACTTGCCCCGGGCAGGGGAGCAGACAGGTGGCTCAGCCGGCAGGTGCCtgatgaggctggcaggacagcggggggggggggggcactgaggACAGTGGAGCTGTGAGGCCTGTGACCCCAGTTCACAGCTGCTTCTGTTCCTCCCACGCGACCAGGACCGGGCCTGCTCTGGACTGGTTTCCTTCTCTGAGCTGGTCCCGTGTTCTTTCTCTTTGTCCCCCGTCCTGGGCCAGCACCCCAAGAGCCCCCCTgtccacacaccccccccccccccgtgggcagggcaggctgtagtccctccttccctctgggtgACGCCGAGCAGCAGCGGCCGCTGTGCAGGTCCCGGACGGAGGGGAGCCGGGCACGCTGCCTGGTGCAGAgaggggcgggtggaggggcTGGGTGTCAGGCAGGAGGCGGGAGAGCAGAAAGTGGACCGAGGTGGGAACATTTCATCCCAGTCAAGTGTGGGTCGGGGGCGGCCCGGGGGGTCAGCCAGGGTCACAGTGACCATCCCCTGGGTGGGCAGCCGGAGACTGACCCGGGTGTATGAGGCAGGATCCAGAAGCTTCCGGGGCAGGGAGGCCTTCTGGGGGACGTCCTCGGGGACGGTGTGACATGGGACAGCCGCGCCAGTGGGTGAGGGAGCGCCTCCCAGGCAGGGGCCTTGCTGGGGCCAGTAGACGGGCCTGAAGGAGGTATGGGGCGAACTGTCCCGTCCCCAGCGCGCCGCACAGGGTCCCCgtgccagggccaggggtcaGCGCCGTGTGGGGTGTTGGAGGTGCTTGTCCTGGATGCAGGGGGTCGGGGAGttgggccaggcagagggaacccccctcctggctcccagtgGGTGTGGTGGGAGGGACCCGGCAAAAGTTGTGAGTAAAAGAGGAGGGTCCCCTAGTGGTGGCTGAGGGGCCTGGCAATCTGAGGTCCCCTGATTTTAGCACCCCAAGTCCCACATCCTGGGAACCTGCTCAGTCCCAGGCAAACGGGAGAGGACCACATGGGGGGAACCCTGCGGGGTCCTCTGTGCCTCAGGGGGCAGGTCTCAAAGGGGGGCCGGgcgtgggggctgcggtgggaagTGGGAGCCACAGGGATgccgggtggggagggagggggaacagCCACACGAGGCGCTGGCACAGGTGCGAGGGGCGTCCAGCCCGCAGGGGGGGCTGCACAGGGACTGAGCTCCTGAACCCAGTGGGGAAGGGCGTCTGGGTCTCCTGGCCCCTAAAAGGAGCggctccaggcctggctgtgTCCAGGGGTGGCATGTCCATCCCACAGGGCCTCCTCCCACAGAGGGCAGGGCGTGGAGAGGCAGTCCGATTCCAGGCATGGTGGGGTGCCCACGtggccagaggggtggggggcctgggccccagggaggggcatGGAGGGGGTGTTTGCCACTGTTAATGACAGCTTCAGGGTTGGTTTGTGGGGTGCAGTTGGGAACGTTGGTGCTGTGTGGTGGTGATGCTTTGGCAACTAAGCCATAAAGTGGCTACAGAGAACCAGTGGTTTCAGGGCAGCGGAGCcacctggggcccaggagggTTCTGGGTGCAGGGCCTTCAGGGCGGGGCGTGGCCTCTGCCACTGGGGGTTGCGCACCGCTGTGCCGGTGCTGCCCACCGTGTAGGGTCGCTCTGCATTCGGGCATGGGTGCAGGGTTGGTCAGGTGTGCCCACAGGTGTGATGACCCAGGTGGGCTGCAGAGGTAGATCTCTGGGCAGCTGGTACCTGGGCTCTGGGCcccacctgggcttcccttcaGGGTCTCCTCATTGCCGCCTCTGTCACCTTCGGTGATGGTGGCAACAGGCAGTCCTGGAGCTGCCCGGGGGTCCTGGGTGCAGTGTCCAGTGTCACTGCCAGTTAACCTGCTCGTCCCGCCTCCCCCGCAGAAGGACATGGCCCTGAAGCCACAGGAGCGGAAGGAGAAATGGGAGCGGCGCCTCGCCAAGAAGCCCCGGGAGTCAGAAAACGGCCCGCCTGCAGAGCCCAGCGAGAACGGCCGGCCCCCGGAGGTGGGCAGCCCCGAGCAGGACCTGGAGCCCGCCTGCGACCGGGGGAGGAAAGTCCCGCTGCAGCCCGCCAAGCAGGTGAGCGTGCCCCCCACTCAGAGCCGCGGGCACCCGAGGGCCACACCAGCACCTGGACCCCGCCTGTCGGCATCTGGGCCTGCCGGGCGTGCGTTCTGTCATTGTCGGGCATGGGGTGTGGGCACAGGTGGACTGGTGCCCtctgaggctggatcctgggctgAAGCAGgtgtggggggctgagggtgcaCCTGATAGGCTGGCCCCGTCTCCCCATCGCGTCCGTCAGGCTCCGCCAACCTCGGGGTGTCCACTGTGTCTGTGCCGCGCGGGGCCGGGCTCACTGCGGGGCTCCATTGCTAACCCTGCGTGGAGCGCGGTGTCTGGGGCACTCGTGGCCGGTGTCCTTGGTGGGGGGCTCTCTCCCAGCGGGCGAGCAGAGTGCAGGCCGTGCAGGTGCTCGGCACGCTGCTGCTCTTCCGGCTCGCTGTCCACGCCTTCTTCCAGGGAGGGTCTTCTCGGCGTGTCAGCTGTCACTCCCCTGGGGACTGGGCTGCTGGTGCGGGGCAGCATGTCTGGGCCGGGCTGGACGGGGGGTCGGCAGGCACACTGGCCCAGGTGGACACGTGCTCTTTCTTCCATGCAGGTGTGCTCCCCAGAAGGGGGGCCGATCCCAGCCAACCCCTGGGACCAGACCGGCCCGGCCCAGCGCCCGCAGCAGCAGCCGCCCAGCCAGCCCCAGGGGTCACTCCCAGCCCCGTGTCAGCGCTGCcagcccagccgggctctcccgGACCCCGGGCAGCCCTGCCAGCCCCGGCAGCCACCCCCGGGTCAGCGCAGCTTGCCCCAGCGGTCACTTCCGGGCCCAGGTCAGCCCTGCCGACCCCGGCGATCGCTTCTGGGCCCAGGTCAGTCCTGTCGGCCCCagcagctgcccccagccccagatcAGCGCAGCCGGCCTCGGCGTACGCTCCTGGCTCCGCCCTCCAGGCCACGGTGGTCACCCCTAGGTCCCAGGCAGCGCTGCCGGCCCCTGCgctcccccccagccccctgccaccTCTGCCGGCCCCTGCGCTCCCTcccggccccctgccccctctgctgccccctgcagtCCCTGCTGGCCCTCTGGCACCGCTGCTGCTGCCCCACGTGGTCGTGCCTGGCCTCCTGTCTGCACAGCCAGCCCAGCAGGGCATCTTCGAGACAGTGGTGCGGGCCCCTCCAGTCCCTGCAGGCCCACTGCCCGCACTGCCAGCCCCCCCAGTCACCCCTCGTGCTGCGTCCCCGCCGCCGGCCCAGCTGCGCTTTCTCAGGCCAGTGCTGCTGCCCCTGGCAGGCGCTGCTCACCCCATGCCAGCCCCGAAGGTCCCTCCTgggtcagcctggtcacccggGCCTCCATCAGCCCCAGCAATTGGTTGAGGCCCCAGAGAAGCATGGGCCCCCCGAATCTTCACTGCTGGGCCCCCGACAGCCGAGTCAACAGAAGCAGCCGCTCCTGGGCCCAGAGCAGAACTGCCAGCCCCCGCAGTCACTCCTGGGCCCGGGCCCACCCTATAAGCCCCGGCCGCTGCTCCCCATCCCCAAGCGCCCCTCGCTTCTGGGGgatcctcccccgccccgccggccactCCTGGGGCCCCTGCGGCTTCGGCGGCGGTCCCTGTTGGACCTGGCCCTGGGCCGCCCCTGCTGGCCCCTGCGGTCACGACGGACTCGATCCTCCACCCGCTCAGCCCGCCAGGCCCCGTATGTGAGCCCAGGAGCCTGATACCGTTTGTCCGACCACCATCTGTGGCTCCCCTGGGCCGGGCTCCTGCCGCCCGAGCTGTGTTGCCGGACTGGTCTCCAGATGGCCGGGCTGTGTGCTGCCTTTGGCCCAGCGGAGGCGGAGCCCCAGGCAGGGCCACCATCGCCCAGGGCCTGCTACCCGCCCAAGGCCGCCTGCaccaggaagagaggagaggacccGGTgtctccggccccgcccccatgCCTGCTCCGCTCCCCTGTGCCCGCTCTGCTGTGTGACTGACTCACATGcccctgggaggggctgtggggctcCCTGTTTGTGCC
This region of Eptesicus fuscus isolate TK198812 chromosome 23, DD_ASM_mEF_20220401, whole genome shotgun sequence genomic DNA includes:
- the FBRSL1 gene encoding fibrosin-1-like protein isoform X6; amino-acid sequence: MEAKVRPSRRSRAQRDRGRRREAARDARDQSASSGEEPEPGPGKENAGLPRAPPPRAAAARPPRRRRRESSSQEEEVIDGFAIASFSSLEALEKDMALKPQERKEKWERRLAKKPRESENGPPAEPSENGRPPEVGSPEQDLEPACDRGRKVPLQPAKQVCSPEGGPIPANPWDQTGPAQRPQQQPPSQPQGSLPAPCQRCQPSRALPDPGQPCQPRQPPPGQRSLPQRSLPGPGQPCRPRRSLLGPGQSCRPQQLPPAPDQRSRPRRTLLAPPSRPRWSPLGPRQRCRPLRSPPAPCHLCRPLRSLPAPCPLCCPLQSLLALWHRCCCPTWSCLASCLHSQPSRASSRQWCGPLQSLQAHCPHCQPPQSPLVLRPRRRPSCAFSGQCCCPWQALLTPCQPRRSLLGQPGHPGLHQPQQLVEAPEKHGPPESSLLGPRQPSQQKQPLLGPEQNCQPPQSLLGPGPPYKPRPLLPIPKRPSLLGDPPPPRRPLLGPLRLRRRSLLDLALGRPCWPLRSRRTRSSTRSARQAPYVSPGA